From the Ciona intestinalis chromosome 2, KH, whole genome shotgun sequence genome, one window contains:
- the LOC100177140 gene encoding ubiquitin recognition factor in ER-associated degradation protein 1-like, translating to MLQDFLNEFNMGARRPNTFSNGYRCYSSSFGALSDQKSKDIQKGGKIIMPPSALDQLSRLNISYPMLFKLTNSPKGRSTHCGVLEFVAEEGVIYLPYWMMQNLLLGEGDLVQLENCTLPVATYARFQPQSTDFHDISNPKAVLENALRNFACLTKSDMIAIQYNSRQYELCVQEVRPQNAVCIIECDISLEFDAPVGYEPPVPKPKQVESDMIVGTPDMKKAIEEYMKETSGFSAFEGTGNRLDGKKKRTRQKKVEIDVSNIERGVPNYKWKFGQLTFIRNNEPKKQTADTDTSNDFAVFSGTGQKIRKKKSKNN from the coding sequence ATGTTGCAAGACTTTCTAAATGAGTTCAACATGGGGGCCAGACGGCCCAATACCTTCAGTAATGGCTACAGATGTTACTCCAGCAGCTTTGGGGCACTGTCTGATCAAAAAAGTAAAGATATACAAAAAGGGGGTAAGATTATTATGCCGCCTTCAGCTCTTGATCAACTGAGTCGGTTAAATATCTCTTATCCAATGTTGTTTAAGCTTACCAACTCACCCAAGGGTAGATCAACTCATTGTGGTGTGCTCGAGTTTGTTGCAGAAGAGGGAGTCATTTATCTTCCTTATTGGATGATGCAGAACTTACTCCTTGGAGAAGGAGATCTTGTTCAGCTGGAAAATTGCACTTTACCAGTCGCCACATACGCTCGCTTTCAACCACAATCCACTGACTTTCATGATATTTCCAATCCAAAAGCTGTACTGGAAAATGCACTTCGTAACTTTGCTTGTTTGACTAAATCGGACATGATTGCAATCCAGTACAATAGTCGACAGTATGAACTTTGTGTGCAGGAGGTTCGGCCCCAGAATGCTGTTTGCATCATTGAGTGTGATATCAGTTTGGAGTTTGATGCTCCCGTTGGTTATGAGCCACCAGTACCAAAGCCAAAACAGGTGGAGTCTGATATGATAGTTGGGACACCAGATATGAAAAAAGCAATAGAGGAGTACATGAAAGAGACAAGTGGCTTCTCTGCATTTGAAGGAACTGGGAATCGCTTGGATGGGAAGAAGAAAAGGACGAGGCAGAAGAAAGTTGAGATTGATGTGAGCAACATCGAACGTGGTGTTCCAAATTATAAGTGGAAGTTTGGACAATTGACTTTTATTCGTAATAATGAACCAAAAAAGCAAACAGCTGACACTGATACGTCAAATGATTTTGCAGTCTTTAGTGGCACCGGACAAAAgataagaaaaaagaaaagcaaaaacaattaa
- the LOC100187364 gene encoding sialin, producing MTTISSSEEESINTSTSTSPILNSNENSNKEYFKKPPTVKTWLSTRFCLAYLACFGFMNVYALRVNLSVAILSMVNSSYMEIHTHNNISDACPASPSHKNSTTGEFNWDAHKRSLVLGAFFYGYILTQLPGGYLAGRFGGKWLFGLGILCTSVLTLLTPVATRTSFVLLIILRIFEGIGEGVTFPAMHSMWGIWAPPSERSRLVSITYAGCHLGTVIAQPISGILCASTFLGGWPSVFYVFGTLGILWCIVWFIFAHSKPADHPRITTSELNYIQSNLEPKDDSVSVPWWEIATSKRVWAISIAHFCNNWGFYTLLTCLPTYLKDVLKFDIQQDGFISALPYLVMWISINFNGLLADYLREKEILNTTQTRKIFNAVAFIGPGIFLVASGFVGCNKVAAVSLICLATAFNGAGFPGFNTNHVDIGPRYAGILMGITNTWATIPGFAAPAVVGLLTENNPSRSQWRIVFYIAAGVYLTGTILYSLMATGEEQEWNRGKKKVELDQKQPLLQ from the exons ATGACAACAATATCAAGTTCTGAAGAAGAGTCAATAAACACGAGTACGAGTACCTCACCTATCTTGAATAGCAATGAGAATAGTaacaaggaatattttaaaaaacctcCAACGG ttaaaacatggCTGTCAACAAGATTCTGTTTGGCGTACCTGGCTTGTTTCGGCTTCATGAATGTATATGCACTGAGGGTGAATCTTAGTGTTGCAATTCTTTCAATGGTCAACTCAAGTTATATGGAGATTCACACACACAACAACATCAGTGATGCATGTCCTGCATCACCATCTCACAAGAATTCAACG ACAGGAGAATTTAACTGGGATGCCCACAAAAGATCTTTGGTATTGGGAGCCTTTTTCTATGGATATATTCTCACTCAGCTACCAGGAGGCTATCTTGCAGGCAG GTTTGGTGGGAAGTGGTTGTTTGGTCTTGGTATTTTGTGCACATCTGTCCTAACACTGCTTACTCCTGTTGCTACTCGAACCAGTTTTGTTCTTCTTATTATTCTGCGTATTTTCGAGGGAATTGGGGAG gGTGTAACCTTTCCAGCCATGCATTCAATGTGGGGGATATGGGCTCCACCAAGCGAGCGTAGCAGGTTAGTCTCCATCACATATGCTGGTTGTCATCTGGGAACTGTGATTGCACAACCTATATCAGGGATTCTGTGTGCATCAACATTTTTGGGCGGTTGGCCATCTGTTTTCTATGTGTTTG GTACACTGGGTATTTTATGGTGCATTGTATGGTTCATATTTGCACACAGCAAACCTGCCGACCATCCAAGGATAACAACTTCGGAACTTAATTACATTCAATCCAACCTTGAACCG AAAGATGACTCAGTGTCAGTTCCATGGTGGGAAATAGCAACCAGCAAAAGAGTATGGGCCATCAGTATAGCTCACTTCTGCAACAACTGGGGCTTTTACACGTTACTTACTTGTCTTCCCACGTACTTGaaagatgttttaaagtttgacaTACAACAG GATGGATTCATATCAGCGTTGCCTTATCTTGTGATGTGGATCAGTATAAACTTTAACGGACTATTGGCAGATTATCTGCGTGAAAAAGAAATCCTTAACACAACACAAACAAGGAAAATATTCAATGCAGTtg CTTTCATTGGGCCTGGTATCTTTCTGGTTGCATCTGGGTTTGTGGGTTGCAACAAAGTAGCAGCGGTTAGTTTGATCTGCCTTGCCACTGCATTCAACGGCGCTGGTTTCCCTGGTTTTAATACCAACCATGTAGATATTGGGCCACG ATATGCAGGTATACTGATGGGTATAACCAATACATGGGCTACAATCCCAGGTTTTGCTGCACCAGCTGTGGTTGGCCTTCTTACTGAAAACAAT CCCAGCAGAAGTCAATGGCGCATTGTGTTCTACATTGCCGCCGGTGTTTATCTGACTGGAACTATCCTCTACTCACTGATGGCAACTGGTGAAGAGCAGGAATGGAACAGAGGCAAAAAGAAAGTTGAGCTGGATCAAAAGCAGCCTTTACTGCAGtga
- the LOC778721 gene encoding protein wingless produces MRFSRRPRVSSVLTAYFMWSWSALLASAAWWLLTVPPMTERYENTSARGAKVYCDSLRYLKPYQYQRCLRQPTLMAVISDGIKSGIRECQYQFRNSKWNCSTYPGPPGRHAFHPILKARGREKAFVYAILSAAVSYEITRACSNGAMLSECGCAKINPHDRKRGGNFVWGGCSDDVKIGDEISRSFLDGDIVTAKSMKKQLRKHNSEAGRMVVTSNMRKVCKCHGITGSCAQTVCWRSMPTLRFISHRIKQRFDGSVQARIRKGILRPRNKKHKNPTALDLVYAKPSQTNFCEPNLKRGSYGTRGRVCNESSIANDHCGIMCCDRGYHVETFMRPYGCNCVFEWCCQVKCQECRERVTLSYCS; encoded by the exons ATGAGGTTTTCAAGACGTCCAAGAGTCAGCAGCGTGCTTACCGCATATTTTATGTGGAGTTGGAGTGCTCTACTGGCCAGCGCCGCGTGGTg GCTGTTAACGGTACCCCCAATGACGGAAAGGTACGAGAACACGAGCGCAAGAGGTGCAAAAGTTTATTGCGATTCGTTGCGCTACCTCAAGCCATACCAGTACCAACGCTGTTTACGCCAACCAACACTCATGGCAGTAATTAGTGATGGAATAAAATCGGGAATCAGGGAATGCCAGTACCAATTCAG AAACAGCAAATGGAATTGTTCCACCTATCCTGGACCGCCAGGAAGACACGCCTTTCATCCGATTCTCAAAGCAC GTGGAAGAGAAAAAGCGTTCGTTTATGCCATTCTTTCAGCAGCTGTGTCTTACGAAATAACAAGAGCCTGCAGTAACGGTGCAATGCTATCCGAATGTGGATGTGCGAAGATAAATCCACACGACAGAAAACGCGGCGGG AACTTTGTATGGGGAGGTTGCTCCGATGACGTCAAGATTGGAGATGAGATTTCTAGATCCTTCCTGGATGGCGACATAGTCACGGCCAAGTCCATGAAGAAGCAACTGCGAAAACACAACAGCGAAGCTGGCCGAATG GTTGTCACTAGCAACATGAGAAAGGTATGCAAATGCCACGGCATCACTGGATCGTGCGCACAAACTGTTTGTTGGAGGTCGATGCCGACTTTGAGGTTCATCAGTCACAGAATAAAACAACGTTTCGACGGCTCCGTACAGGCGAGAATTCGAAAGGGAATTCTGCGCCCAAGAAACAAAAAGCACAAGAACCCGACCGCTCTTGACCTCGTCTATGCTAAACCTAGTCAAACCAACTTTTGCGAACCAAATTTGAAGCGCGGCTCTTACGGCACCAGAGGCCGCGTATGCAACGAGTCCAGCATTGCTAACGATCACTGCGGCATCATGTGTTGTGATAGAGGCTATCATGTCGAGACCTTTATGAGGCCTTACGGGTGCAACTGCGTGTTTGAGTGGTGCTGTCAGGTGAAATGTCAAGAATGTAGGGAACGTGTCACTCTTTCGTATTGCTCTTAA
- the LOC100181786 gene encoding sorting nexin-5 produces MTENGVAKQFQPQFTVKVISAAKNGEVVEFFVESTKNGEERANVVIRVHEDFVWLLHCLQTMENVASVIFPPLPERPITSLQAAEKKTKKQVGSKTSVLVGDDYENNCRSYEKFLNLLTNHPRLGNSAVLQKFVREKEAPARVKVRRGIFGVLTKVVDDIKVSNYKDSDESFQQTRVSNTENIKNMKQAAHAFQKIVDTQYRITNAYAEIYSVLQQMSTDCAAPVFSTTLLTPLNEAVQHAIELHNVNATNSQRTLGSTLHLYAGYSQSQHDMLQKRVHKAIELDNSKKIYEKAKPPKKVQAEEAMKKLATELEVMTSLAKPELERYNRQRVLAMQTGLTLLADSEIKNSRDAVAVFTKSCSRVQQI; encoded by the exons ATG ACTGAAAATGGAGTTGCCAAACAGTTCCAGCCTCAATTTACAGTAAAGGTTATCAGTGCTGCCAAGAATGGGGAAGTTGTGGAGTTCTTTGTTGAATCCACAAAG aaTGGAGAAGAGCGAGCTAATGTAGTAATTCGAGTTCATGAGGATTTTGTTTGGCTTCTACACTGCTTGCAAACTATGGAAAATGTTGCAAGTGTGATT TTTCCGCCATTACCTGAACGACCGATAACCAGCCTACAAGCTGCGGAGAAAAAGACTAAGAAGCAAGTTGGTTCAAAAACTAGTGTTCTAGTGGGAGATGATTATGAGAATAATTGCAGATCTTATGaaaaatttctaaatcttttgACCAACCACCCACGCCTGGGTAATTCAGCAGTTCTTCAGAAATTTGTTCGTGAAAAAgag GCACCAGCACGAGTTAAAGTGCGACGTGGAATTTTCGGAGTTCTCACTAAGGTAGTGGATGACATAAAAGTTTCAAACTATAAAGACAGTGATGAGAGCTTCCAGCAAACCAGAGTAAGCAATACAGAGAACATCAAGAACATGAAGCAGGCAGCACATGCGTTTCAGAAGATTGTGGATACTCAGTACA GAATAACAAACGCCTATGCTGAAATCTACTCCGTTTTGCAACAGATGTCAACAGATTGTGCAGCCCCTGTTTTTTCTACCAC GTTGCTTACACCTCTAAATGAAGCTGTACAACACGCCATTGAGTTACATAACGTCAACGCCACAAACAGTCAGCGAACACTTGGTTCAACACTTCATCTGTACGCTGGATATTCTCAATCTCAACATGATATGCTACAGAAGCGCGTTCATAAAGCTATTGAACTTGACAACTCCAAGAAAATCTATGAAAAAGCAAAACCTCCTAAAAAAGTACAG GCAGAAGAAGCAATGAAGAAACTGGCAACTGAGTTGGAAGTAATGACATCACTGGCTAAACCAGAACTTGAGCGTTACAACAGACAGCGTGTGTTGGCAATGCAAACTGGTCTAACTCTTCTTGCAGATTCAGAG ATTAAAAATTCTCGTGATGCAGTAGCTGTCTTCACCAAATCTTGCTCACGTGTTCAGCAAATCTGA
- the LOC100177138 gene encoding vesicle transport protein USE1-like: MPALRSKTEINLIRLLARCEVKAAENVKGDWRLEQYVECLETYLEDLQKETQRKPSEETLKEYSKKIAFLKDFLSTKTLSTAAEKAFANQMLIPSDKQTIPSLVASPTGKQIKQNAAIQYRSQMKKELFSKSDDSTNSDQNNLRKRKIRNVDEELEHHEQVHENIAEEIISLTRNLRHNITVSGNIIREDTKVMQQSAKNADSNISQLQHESSRLEAHLRKGTNWWLWISLAIVCATFFTMIVFIRFFPKPR; the protein is encoded by the exons ATGCCTGCACTGAGAAGCAAGACTGAGATCAACTTGATTCGTTTGCTTGCCCGATGCGAAGTAAAAGCTGCTGAGAATGTGAAAGGTGACTGGAGGTTGGAACAG TATGTGGAGTGCCTGGAAACTTACCTGGAAGATCTACAAAAGGAAAcacaaag AAAACCAAGTGAAGAAACGTTAAAAGAATACAGCAAAAAAATTGCTTTTCTGAAGGATTTTCTGAGCACCAAGACCTTA TCTACTGCTGCAGAAAAAGCATTCGCCAACCAAATGCTGATTCCATCggacaaacaaacaataccaaGTCTTGTAGCTTCTCCAACTG gTAAACAGATCAAGCAAAATGCAGCAATTCAATATCGATCTCAAATGAAGAAAGAACTCTTCAGCAAG AGTGATGATAGTACAAATTCAGATCAGAACAACCTTCGAAAGAGAAA GATAAGAAATGTAGATGAAGAGTTGGAACATCATGAGCAGGTTCATGAAAACATAGCAGAAGAAATAATTTCACTCACAAGGAACCTACGGCATAACATTACTGTGTCAGGAAACATCATTAGAGAAGATACAAAG GTCATGCAACAATCGGCAAAGAATGCTGACTCTAATATTAGTCAACTACAACACGAGTCCAGTCGTCTGGAAGCTCACTTGCGCAAGGGCACCAACTGGTGGCTGTGGATATCACTCGCAATTGTTTGCGCCACTTTCTTTACGATGATCGTTTTTATTCGTTTCTTCCCAAAACCTAGATGA
- the LOC100179475 gene encoding UBX domain-containing protein 1, which produces MSGVETLVEMGFLRNRAEKAWLKMGDRGVQAAMEWLLEHNEDPDIDEPYQPPQGRTLTSENESSTSLDTQPSSQGDVAEAKPVLTEEEREERLKQIQEKIKQRRQESEAEEKKRQIEAEIQRRKSGQDISKIKADIQWKEAQKQAEARKREKREDMIARQRVKEQIAMDRAEKLAREEKEKQERMQASPGVSASNTATAATSVTSIKKEHTHARLQIRLPNGGTLVEKFSAKEQLSAVKLYIELNRKDGDVTPFMLITAFPKKRFTEEEMNMSLESLDLAPSAVLTVVNKVQ; this is translated from the exons ATGTCAGGAGTCGAAACACTTGTGGAAATGGGTTTCTTACGAAACAGAGC GGAAAAGGCTTGGTTAAAAATGGGAGATCGTGGAGTTCAAGCAGCAATGGAGTGGTTGTTGGAGCATAATGAAGATCCTGACATCGATGAACCGTATCAACCTCCTCAGGGCCGCACTCTTACATCAGAAAACGAGTCAA GTACTTCCTTGGACACACAGCCCTCAAGTCAAGGAGATGTTGCTGAAGCTAAACCAGTTTTAACAGAAGAAGAAAGGGAGGAAAGATTGAAACA AATTCAAGAGAAAATAAAGCAGCGTAGGCAGGAGTCTGAAGCTGAAGAGAAGAAACGACAAATTGAAGCTGAAATTCAGCGTCGGAAAAGTGGTCAAGATATCAGCAAAATTAAAGCAGA CATACAATGGAAAGAAGCACAAAAACAAGCCGAAGCAAGAAAAAGAGAGAAAAGAGAAGACATGATTGCACGACAGCGAGTAAAGGAGCAAATTGCGATGGATCGTGCTGAAAAGCTAGCTCGAGAAGAAAAGGAGAAACAGGAAAGAATGCAAGCATCACCTGGTGTGTCTGCATCAAATACAGCCACTGCTGCTACTTCTGTAACTTCTATCAAAAAGGAACACACTCACGCAAGGTTACAG ATACGTCTACCTAATGGAGGTACTCTTGTGGAAAAATTCTCGGCAAAAGAACAATTGTCTGCTGTAAAGTTATACATTGAATTAAACCGGAAAGATGGGGATGTTACTCCTTTCATGTTAATAACAGCATTCCCAAAGAAACGTTTTACTGAGGAAGAAATGAACATGTCCCTTGAAAGTCTTg ATTTGGCGCCATCAGCTGTGTTAACTGTGGTTAATAAAGTTCAATAA